A single region of the Salvia miltiorrhiza cultivar Shanhuang (shh) chromosome 8, IMPLAD_Smil_shh, whole genome shotgun sequence genome encodes:
- the LOC131001646 gene encoding thaumatin-like protein 1: MAANALATVFSILILSLTPVFPATFTFVNQCGHTVWPGLLSNAGTPQLPTTGFPLNSGDSLPVPVPPSWSGRMWGRTLCSLDPDTGRFACLTGDCGSGAIECAGGGAAPPATLAEFTLDGAGGLDFYDVSLVDGYNLPMLVAPRGGSGGNCTITGCAADLNAACPAEQKAAGGGACRSACEAFGDPKYCCSGEYATPDTCRPSVYSEAFKSACPRAYSYAYDDGTSTFTCASADYVVTFCPTPSTSEKASEEVSSSALLVSNGGDLRHKPIHYCRILAIFVAAAMFAVMAV, encoded by the exons ATGGCGGCTAATGCCCTCGCTACCGTCTTCTCTATCCTCATTCTATCACTTACACCCGTGTTTCCGGCGACGTTTACATTCGTAAACCAGTGCGGCCACACCGTTTGGCCGGGGTTACTATCAAACGCCGGCACCCCCCAGCTCCCGACAACCGGATTCCCCCTCAACTCCGGCGACTCGCTCCCCGTCCCCGTCCCGCCCTCCTGGTCCGGCCGCATGTGGGGACGCACCCTCTGCTCGCTCGACCCCGACACCGGTAGATTCGCCTGCCTCACGGGCGACTGCGGCTCCGGCGCCATCGAGTGCGCCGGGGGCGGGGCGGCACCGCCAGCTACCCTCGCTGAATTCACGCTCGACGGCGCGGGCGGCCTCGACTTCTACGACGTCAGCCTCGTCGACGGCTACAACCTCCCCATGCTCGTGGCCCCCCGCGGCGGCAGCGGCGGGAACTGCACCATCACGGGGTGCGCGGCGGACCTCAACGCCGCCTGCCCCGCGGAGCAGAAGGCCGCGGGCGGCGGGGCGTGCAGGAGCGCGTGCGAGGCCTTCGGGGACCCTAAATACTGCTGCAGCGGCGAGTACGCCACGCCGGATACTTGCAGGCCCAGCGTGTACTCGGAGGCGTTCAAGAGCGCGTGCCCACGCGCCTACAGCTACGCTTACGATGACGGTACCAGCACCTTCACGTGTGCTTCAGCCGATTACGTCGTCACCTTTTGCCCTACTCCCTCTACCAG TGAGAAAGCAAGTGAGGAGGTAAGCAGCAGCGCGCTGTTGGTATCAAATGGTGGTGATTTGAGGCATAAGCCAATCCATTATTGTCGGATTCTTGCCATTTTCGTTGCAGCAGCTATGTTTGCAGTTATGGCGGTTTAA